Proteins encoded in a region of the Helicobacter sp. MIT 21-1697 genome:
- a CDS encoding phosphatidylglycerophosphatase A, with amino-acid sequence MNKRIKLIKDLFLSLFYSGYSPKAPGTAGSVVALILGAPIVYYSQETLFLLSIFIALVAIKHIDIYEQRTQTHDDKSIVIDELVGVWLAMSIVGFGVWELILAFVFFRIFDIYKPSFIGRIDKEVKGGLGVVGDDALAGILAGIVSVLVLHIAQRILSFLA; translated from the coding sequence ATGAACAAGAGAATCAAATTGATTAAAGACTTATTTTTAAGCCTATTTTATAGTGGCTATTCTCCTAAGGCTCCGGGCACAGCTGGGAGTGTTGTAGCTCTAATCTTGGGTGCGCCCATCGTGTATTATTCTCAAGAGACACTTTTTTTATTAAGCATTTTTATCGCACTTGTGGCGATAAAGCATATTGATATTTATGAGCAACGCACTCAAACTCACGATGATAAAAGTATCGTTATTGATGAGCTAGTGGGTGTATGGCTCGCAATGTCAATTGTTGGCTTTGGCGTGTGGGAACTTATTTTGGCTTTTGTATTTTTTAGAATCTTTGATATTTATAAGCCCTCCTTTATTGGCAGAATTGATAAAGAGGTAAAAGGTGGCTTAGGTGTGGTAGGTGATGATGCGCTTGCTGGGATTTTGGCAGGGATTGTGAGTGTGCTTGTGCTTCACATCGCTCAAAGGATTTTGTCCTTTTTGGCTTAA